Proteins from one Falco cherrug isolate bFalChe1 chromosome 7, bFalChe1.pri, whole genome shotgun sequence genomic window:
- the PEX11A gene encoding peroxisomal membrane protein 11A translates to MEGFVDFTNRSQGRDQLFRATQYTCMLLSYLIEHKAGKEKLVMKLKQLESSMSSGRKMFRLGNMVHALVAARRTTQLPDAVPRFCLTASNLTRAIYFVCDAVLWFKSVGLQPDIDKAKWRNWATKCYYFSLLMNLARDWYEISWRLEQAVQEEKIKENSFWDEHSQERNCAKCDSLHGFLLLLFQILKRHPPLLLDLVKNLCDLSGPLDTLGIYKTNPGVIGFCGVISSLVGILMLASPHLKLKQ, encoded by the exons ATGGAGGGCTTCGTGGACTTCACCAACCGCAGCCAGGGCCGCGACCAGCTCTTCCG AGCCACTCAGTACACATGCATGTTGCTTAGCTATTTAATAGAGCATAAGGCTGGTAAAGAGAAGCTGGTAATGAAACTCAAGCAGTTGGAATCTAGCATGAGCTCTGGCCGGAAAA TGTTCAGACTGGGCAACATGGTACATGCCTTGGTAGCAGCCAGGAGAACTACACAGCTGCCAGATGCGGTTCCTCGCTTCTGCCTTACAGCCTCCAACCTGACCCGTGCCATCTACTTCGTCTGCGATGCAGTCCTGTGGTTCAAGAGCGTTGGACTTCAACCTGACATCGATAAGGCAAAGTGGCGGAATTGGGCTACCAAGTGTTACTACTTTTCACTCCTGATGAATCTAGCCAGGGACTGGTATGAGATCTCCTGgaggctggaacaagctgtacaggaagaaaagataaaggaGAATTCCTTCTGGGACGAACACAGTCAGGAACGAAACTGTGCAAAATGTGATAGTTTGCACGGTTTTCTCCTCCTGCTATTTCAGATACTGAAAAGACATCCTCCTTTGCTGCTAGACTTGGTGAAGAATCTCTGTGATCTCTCAGGTCCTTTGGATACGCTAGGGATCTACAAGACCAACCCAGGAGTGATTGGTTTCTGTGGCGTCATCTCCTCCCTTGTGGGGATCCTCATGTTAGCAAGCCCACATCTGAAGCTGAAACAATGA